In Rutidosis leptorrhynchoides isolate AG116_Rl617_1_P2 chromosome 2, CSIRO_AGI_Rlap_v1, whole genome shotgun sequence, one genomic interval encodes:
- the LOC139890123 gene encoding uncharacterized protein has protein sequence MEKFVYALLLTSRRLRRYFQGHPIHILTDFPVKHVLNKPEISERLAKWAIELGSYEKTYLPRTSVKGQVLTDYLAEMTGELEVIHERRELQPAPEGAGAGLILTSPSGEEHTYALDFNFDVTNNEAEYEALLAGLNIAHKLKITKLHAYVDSQLVSNLFNGSFDAHELSMQKYFKLLKETAEKFEHFELAQISRSQNNKGDALRKLAALTFLQFQNQVWVEEFPSKAIDGELIVASIEEVQPNWMNPVIENLRNNVLPEDKNEARLVRIRSHMYTIKNDTLYRKSYHGPLMHCVGPVEAEMIIEELHMVLTHYIMVIRLLHLRLCAWGISGQPYIAMWPFPAGAGNVKFPIVAIDYFTKWVEAKALRTIT, from the exons ATGGAGAAATTTGTCTACGCATTGCTCCTAACTTCAAGAAGGTTGCGGAGATACTTTCAAGGGCATCCTATTCATATCTTAACTGATTTTCCAGTTAAACACGTTCTCAACAAGCCTGAAATATCCGAAAGGCTTGCTAAATGGGCAATTGAATTAGGATCTTATGAAAAAACATATCTTCCCCGAACTTCTGTGAAAGGACAAGTTTTGACGGATTATCTCGCGGAAATGACAGGCGAATTGGAAGTCATTCATGAGCGAAGAGAGTTGCAGCCTGCGCCGG AAGGCGCAGGCGCAGGCTTAATTTTAACAAGCCCAAGTGGCGAGGAACATACATACGCATTAGATTTCAATTTTGATGTTACAAATAATGAAGCTGAATATGAGGCGCTGCTTGCTGGATTAAACATTGCGCATAAATTGAAAATCACTAAGTTGCACGCATATGTTGATTCGCAGTTGGTTTCTAATCTATTTAATGGCTCCTTTGATGCACATGAGCTCTCCATGCAAAAATATTTTAAACTGCTGAAAGAAACCGCAGAAAAGTTTGAGCACTTTGAGCTCGCGCAAATTTCAAGAAGCCAAAACAATAAGGGAGATGCATTAAGAAAACTTGCAGCCTTAACTTTTTTGCAATTTCAAAATCAAGTTTGGGTGGAAGAGTTTCCTAGCAAAGCAATTGATGGCGAATTAATTGTTGCGTCCATTGAAGAAGTGCAACCAAATTGGATGAATCCAGTCATTGAAAATCTGCGCAATAATGTATTGCCAGAAGATAAAAATGAGGCAAGATTAGTGCGCATAAGATCGCATATGTATACCATCAAAAATGATACCTTGTATCGAAAATCTTATCACGGGCCACTAATGCACTGTGTTGGGCCCGTAGAGGCGGAGATGATCATCGAAGAACTGCATATGGTTCTTACGCACTACATTATGGTTATAAGACTATTGCATCTAAGATTATGCGCTTGGGGTATTTCTGGCCAACCCTATATCGCTATGTG GCCATTTCCTGCTGGTGCAGGAAATGTGAAGTTCCCGATTgtggcaatcgactatttcaccaaGTGGGTAGAAGCGAAAGCGTTACGCACAATCACATGA